The Deinococcus sonorensis KR-87 genome includes a window with the following:
- the rpe gene encoding ribulose-phosphate 3-epimerase: MPPTPIKLAPSILASDFTRLADELRAIRSADYIHVDVMDGQFVPNISFGFPLLEAVRRVRDADQTGQFIDVHLMVQAPERYLEQFAAAGADGLTIHVEATPHIHRAVQMIRDLGKQPGVVLNPGTPLEALRPVLPDVGLVLIMSVNPGFGGQRFIPQTYERVRTVRRWLDELGSNAELQVDGGVNAETARLLAEAGASCLVAGSSVYGPDGAEAGLARLRGALA, from the coding sequence GTGCCGCCCACACCGATCAAGCTCGCGCCCAGCATCCTGGCCAGTGATTTCACCCGGCTGGCCGACGAACTGCGGGCCATCCGCAGCGCCGACTACATCCACGTGGACGTGATGGACGGGCAGTTCGTCCCGAACATCAGCTTCGGCTTCCCGCTGCTGGAGGCGGTGCGGCGGGTGCGCGACGCCGACCAGACCGGGCAGTTTATTGACGTGCATCTGATGGTGCAGGCCCCGGAACGCTATCTGGAGCAGTTCGCGGCGGCCGGGGCCGACGGCCTGACCATCCACGTGGAGGCCACACCTCACATCCACCGCGCCGTGCAGATGATCCGCGACCTGGGAAAGCAGCCGGGCGTGGTCCTGAACCCCGGCACGCCGCTGGAGGCGCTGCGTCCGGTGTTGCCGGACGTGGGGCTGGTGCTGATCATGAGCGTGAATCCTGGCTTCGGGGGCCAGCGCTTCATTCCGCAGACCTACGAGCGGGTCCGCACCGTGCGCCGCTGGCTGGATGAACTGGGCAGCAATGCGGAACTGCAGGTGGACGGGGGCGTGAACGCCGAGACTGCCCGCCTGCTGGCCGAGGCTGGAGCCAGCTGTCTGGTGGCCGGGTCCAGCGTGTACGGACCGGACGGGGCTGAGGCGGGGCTGGCCCGGCTGCGCGGGGCGCTGGCATGA
- a CDS encoding 2-phosphosulfolactate phosphatase, with amino-acid sequence MKLRVDLLPHGGYSDTVLVVDILRATTTAVAYLERGAEGLLLTASPERALALRDHPGPDGEPVRDERYLLGGERGGLPIPGFDFGNSPVEASGRNFTGRTVVMNTTNGTGAAHVAAQSGKHVLLAALTNAHAAARRARARAVEEIAIVCSGTDERVSLEDAYAAGVLAEYLLAMGDFTVDDGARIALTVRRNLGNPLEALSSSGHGVHLDRLGLGEDVRYAARISESTVVPTLAELQDVEGALRFVAG; translated from the coding sequence ATGAAGCTGCGGGTGGATCTGCTGCCACACGGCGGCTACTCGGACACGGTGCTGGTGGTGGACATCCTGCGCGCCACCACCACCGCCGTGGCCTACCTGGAGCGCGGGGCAGAGGGGCTGCTGCTCACCGCCAGCCCGGAGCGGGCGCTGGCCCTGCGCGACCATCCGGGCCCGGATGGCGAGCCGGTCCGGGATGAGCGGTACCTGCTGGGCGGCGAGCGCGGCGGTCTCCCGATTCCCGGGTTCGACTTCGGCAACAGCCCGGTGGAGGCCTCGGGGCGCAACTTCACCGGCAGAACGGTCGTGATGAACACGACGAACGGCACCGGCGCGGCCCACGTAGCGGCGCAAAGCGGCAAGCACGTGCTGCTGGCGGCCCTCACCAACGCGCATGCGGCGGCCCGGCGTGCCCGGGCGCGCGCAGTGGAGGAGATCGCCATCGTGTGCAGCGGCACCGACGAGCGGGTCAGCCTGGAGGACGCCTACGCGGCGGGGGTGCTGGCCGAGTACCTGCTGGCAATGGGCGACTTCACCGTGGACGACGGCGCCCGCATCGCGCTGACGGTGAGGCGCAACCTGGGCAACCCGCTGGAGGCGCTGTCCAGCAGCGGCCACGGGGTGCATCTGGACCGGCTGGGGCTGGGCGAGGACGTGCGTTACGCCGCCCGCATCTCCGAGAGCACGGTGGTGCCGACTTTAGCCGAGTTGCAGGACGTGGAGGGCGCGCTGAGGTTCGTGGCCGGCTGA
- a CDS encoding DUF1648 domain-containing protein: MTSPTSLLRREWPTLLALAANAALIAWSWPRQPLQVPVHWNLLGQPDRYGGRFEALVAVPLVLLLPMLLTWALQVNGPARNALLFRVTRFGLALLSLSLTAHAAFGWTPGRSALLGVGLLFTLLGNVMGKAQPNRYVGFRTPWTARSRLAWQRGQRRSGVFLVSVGVLVLLTAAVVPAAALVPWVMPLGFLTLLLGGIGWLVWRSYQDYRADPDPRSPFQNT, encoded by the coding sequence ATGACCTCCCCCACTTCCCTGCTGCGCCGCGAGTGGCCCACCCTGCTGGCCCTGGCCGCCAACGCCGCCCTGATCGCCTGGAGCTGGCCCCGCCAGCCGCTTCAGGTGCCGGTTCACTGGAACCTGCTGGGCCAGCCGGACCGCTACGGTGGCCGCTTCGAGGCGCTGGTGGCGGTGCCGCTGGTGCTGCTGCTGCCGATGCTCCTGACCTGGGCGCTGCAGGTGAATGGCCCCGCCCGCAACGCGCTGCTGTTCCGGGTGACGCGCTTCGGGCTGGCGCTGTTGAGCCTGAGTCTGACCGCGCACGCCGCCTTCGGCTGGACGCCGGGCCGCAGCGCCCTGCTGGGCGTCGGGCTGCTGTTCACCCTGCTGGGCAACGTGATGGGTAAAGCTCAGCCGAACCGGTACGTGGGCTTCCGCACCCCCTGGACCGCCCGCAGCCGGCTGGCGTGGCAGCGCGGGCAGCGCCGCAGCGGTGTGTTTCTGGTGAGCGTGGGGGTGCTGGTCCTGCTGACCGCCGCCGTGGTGCCGGCCGCCGCGCTGGTGCCGTGGGTGATGCCGCTGGGCTTCCTAACCCTGCTGCTGGGCGGGATAGGGTGGCTGGTGTGGCGCTCCTATCAGGACTACCGGGCCGACCCGGACCCGCGCTCGCCGTTTCAGAACACATAA
- a CDS encoding DEAD/DEAH box helicase has translation MTLAEPSLSKLLPQAPAGTVTQLPQVGRAALFAGYQGPCVLLTTPERLDVYRSADMLGAPLSVNPGLEGWQDRHEHVLLDIQTAMDLFPSRPEEHAISFQVGASLPRDALTEKLERLGYERSEDVEEPGYVFRGDTLELRLNGGGGPYQIRAEFFGDELDALRRVEGQDTQRLTRYTLAPAAEYLSEVRWDATRLELLPGRVFLDSPEFFASSLGPLTDLLWKQLQAREVTSFGRAPLDLPDADVDLKALPFYRARLSDLARDVQDWRTGGYRVLLLVRHERTARYLAEKLLDTPDIPWLKLPRLKPGELGFLKAGGEGGFALEQQRTVVLTEDLIYGFQGGSALRGKRLAGRPVTDALGLAVGDFLIHPEHGVGRFQGLETRTVLGVTRDYLNIEYKNDARLSVPIEQLPVLRRHPGTTDDPPALSNFDKRDWTRAKERARKNAEEVAGRLLVQYAARQVTPGTAFPPIPEWDEQIEQNFGFELTADQKSALKDTLHDLEQPHPMDRLVSGDVGFGKTEVALRAAHRVVGHGRQVAVLVPTTLLAEQHATTFMERFKNLPVRVEGLSRFTGDKQARAILADLAAGRVDIVIGTHRLLSDDVRFKQLGLIIVDEEHRFGVGQKEKLRALSGLPQMQNGKIELPEGATAVDVLSLSATPIPRTLYMSMVGLRDMSSIQTPPKGRRPIQTILAPFDPTTVRGAVMSEIERGGKVFYIHDRIASIGSRSLYLRNLIPEARIGVAHGRMDEDELEEIMLGFEEGAFDVLMSTTIVETGLDIPEANTILIERSDRLGLAQLYQLRGRVGRRSLDAYAYLFYPPRMTENAARRLWAIADLQDLGSGHLLAEKDMEIRGVGNILGEEQHGHVQAVSIEVYTELLAEAVARLKGEPLTAPPTVSIDLPINARLTPEYFASEFKNGEEERIATYGKLSEARTLQAISRIERDLRKRFGPPPAEIQNFIDLAKLRLTALARRVISIGETMTDLQITFSYKGLDYDASALRRFPHRTEVTQFPPAIKIEKRGVKPDDYARLLIDVLGYFG, from the coding sequence GTGACCCTGGCCGAACCCTCACTGAGCAAACTGCTGCCCCAGGCCCCTGCCGGCACCGTGACGCAGCTGCCGCAGGTGGGCCGCGCCGCGCTGTTCGCCGGCTATCAGGGACCGTGTGTCCTGCTGACCACACCGGAGCGGCTGGACGTGTACCGCTCCGCCGACATGCTGGGCGCCCCGCTCAGCGTCAACCCCGGCCTGGAAGGGTGGCAGGACCGCCACGAGCACGTGCTGCTCGACATCCAGACGGCCATGGACCTGTTTCCGTCGCGGCCGGAGGAGCACGCCATCAGCTTTCAGGTCGGCGCCAGCCTGCCCCGGGACGCGCTGACCGAGAAGCTGGAACGGCTGGGCTACGAGCGCTCCGAGGACGTGGAGGAACCGGGCTACGTGTTCCGCGGCGACACGCTGGAGCTGCGGCTGAATGGCGGGGGCGGGCCGTACCAGATCCGGGCCGAGTTCTTCGGCGACGAGCTGGATGCGCTGCGCCGGGTGGAGGGGCAGGACACCCAGCGGCTCACGCGCTACACCCTGGCCCCCGCCGCCGAGTACCTCAGCGAGGTGCGCTGGGACGCCACCCGGCTGGAACTGCTGCCGGGCCGGGTATTTCTGGACTCGCCGGAGTTCTTCGCCAGCAGCCTGGGGCCGCTGACGGACTTGCTCTGGAAGCAGCTTCAGGCGCGCGAAGTGACCAGTTTCGGCCGCGCGCCGCTGGACCTGCCGGACGCCGACGTGGACCTGAAGGCGCTGCCGTTCTACCGTGCCCGGCTGTCGGATCTGGCCCGCGACGTGCAGGACTGGCGCACCGGCGGCTACCGGGTGCTGCTGCTGGTGCGGCACGAACGCACCGCCCGTTACCTCGCCGAGAAGCTGCTGGACACCCCGGACATTCCGTGGCTCAAGCTGCCGCGCCTGAAACCGGGCGAGCTCGGCTTCCTGAAGGCCGGCGGCGAGGGCGGCTTCGCGCTGGAGCAGCAGCGGACGGTGGTGCTGACCGAGGACCTGATCTACGGCTTCCAGGGCGGCAGCGCCCTGCGTGGCAAGCGGCTGGCGGGCCGGCCCGTCACCGACGCGCTGGGGCTGGCGGTAGGCGACTTCCTGATTCACCCGGAACACGGCGTGGGCCGCTTCCAGGGGCTGGAGACGCGCACGGTGCTGGGCGTCACCCGCGACTACCTGAACATCGAGTACAAGAACGACGCCCGGCTGAGCGTGCCGATTGAACAGCTGCCGGTGCTGCGCCGCCACCCTGGCACCACTGACGACCCGCCGGCCCTGTCCAACTTCGACAAGCGCGACTGGACGCGCGCCAAGGAACGTGCCCGCAAGAACGCCGAGGAGGTGGCGGGCCGGCTGCTGGTGCAGTACGCCGCCCGGCAGGTCACGCCCGGCACCGCCTTCCCACCGATTCCCGAGTGGGACGAGCAGATCGAGCAGAACTTCGGGTTCGAGCTGACGGCGGACCAGAAGAGTGCGCTGAAGGACACGCTGCACGACCTGGAGCAGCCGCACCCGATGGACCGGCTGGTGAGCGGAGACGTGGGCTTCGGCAAGACCGAGGTGGCGCTGCGGGCCGCCCACCGGGTGGTGGGGCACGGGCGGCAGGTGGCGGTACTGGTGCCCACCACCCTGCTGGCCGAACAGCACGCCACCACCTTCATGGAGCGCTTCAAGAACCTGCCGGTGCGGGTGGAGGGTCTGTCGCGCTTCACCGGCGACAAGCAGGCCCGCGCCATCCTGGCGGACCTCGCGGCGGGCCGGGTGGACATCGTCATCGGCACCCACCGGCTGCTCAGCGACGACGTGCGCTTCAAACAGCTGGGCCTGATCATCGTGGACGAGGAGCACCGCTTCGGCGTGGGTCAGAAGGAGAAGCTGCGCGCGCTCTCGGGGCTGCCGCAGATGCAGAACGGCAAGATCGAACTGCCGGAGGGCGCCACAGCCGTGGATGTCCTGAGCCTGTCGGCCACCCCGATTCCGCGCACCCTGTACATGAGCATGGTGGGCCTGCGCGATATGAGCAGCATCCAGACGCCGCCGAAGGGTCGCCGCCCGATTCAGACCATCCTGGCGCCCTTCGACCCCACCACCGTGCGCGGGGCCGTGATGTCCGAGATCGAGCGCGGCGGCAAGGTGTTCTACATCCACGACCGGATCGCCAGCATCGGCTCGCGCAGCCTGTACCTGCGCAACCTGATTCCGGAGGCGCGCATCGGGGTGGCGCACGGCCGCATGGACGAGGACGAGCTGGAAGAGATCATGCTCGGCTTCGAGGAGGGCGCTTTCGACGTGCTGATGAGCACCACCATCGTCGAGACCGGCCTGGACATCCCGGAGGCCAACACCATCCTGATCGAGCGCTCGGACCGGCTGGGGCTGGCCCAGCTGTACCAGCTGCGCGGACGGGTGGGCCGCCGCTCGCTGGATGCCTACGCCTACCTGTTCTACCCGCCGCGCATGACCGAGAACGCCGCCCGCCGGCTGTGGGCCATCGCGGACCTGCAGGACCTGGGCAGCGGCCACCTGCTGGCCGAGAAGGACATGGAGATTCGCGGCGTGGGCAACATTCTGGGTGAGGAGCAGCACGGCCACGTGCAGGCGGTCAGTATTGAGGTGTACACCGAGCTGCTCGCGGAGGCGGTCGCGCGGCTCAAAGGCGAGCCGCTCACGGCGCCCCCGACCGTCAGCATCGACCTGCCGATCAACGCGCGGCTCACGCCCGAATACTTCGCCAGCGAGTTCAAGAACGGCGAGGAGGAACGCATCGCCACCTACGGCAAACTCTCGGAGGCCAGGACGCTCCAGGCGATCTCGCGCATCGAGCGTGACCTGCGCAAGCGCTTCGGGCCGCCACCCGCCGAGATCCAGAACTTCATCGACCTGGCCAAGCTGCGGCTCACCGCGCTGGCCCGGCGGGTCATCAGCATCGGGGAGACCATGACCGACCTGCAGATCACCTTCAGCTACAAGGGCCTGGACTACGACGCCTCGGCGCTGCGGCGCTTCCCGCACCGCACCGAGGTGACGCAGTTCCCGCCGGCCATCAAGATCGAGAAGCGCGGCGTGAAGCCGGACGACTATGCCCGGCTCTTGATTGACGTGCTGGGCTACTTCGGCTGA
- a CDS encoding (Fe-S)-binding protein encodes MLPLSSKILFFVFALVTGVIGVWGFYRLYLRIRRGRPAEETRVDRPGARLLYALRTTLTQERTFRRRTAISVLHSFIFYGFVYYLLVNVIDGLEGYFAFSITSGNPLGALYNLLSDILSFLVLLGVLSLVVRRLFLPARRDFVFNARTLLHPLVKQQFILRDSLIVSAFITFHVGSRIIGQAAKLAEEGSDRWQPFTSTVSGWLFSGASDAAVHGWRVFGYWGALGSVLAFLAYFPYTKHIHIFMAPVNYFLRRPVNSGTLPPMKGLAEAMEQEEPQLGASQLEDLSWPRLLDAYACIQCNRCQDVCPGSATGKSLSPAALEINKRMELNMLASHASPFKLQTAAFEGGAATAQPLLEFAISEEAVWACTTCGACMQVCPVQDEQMLDIIDIRRQQVMVAGEFPAQLQTAFRGMERASNPWGISRDKRMEWAEGLKVPTIDENPTPDVLYWVGCAASYDPGAQKVARSFVQLLDRAGVNYAVLGKKEACTGDSARRAGNEFLYQQLAEENVATLNEVRPKLIVATCPHCMNMIGNEYPQLGGHYQTMHHTQYLEMLVQGGQLQADPLEANVTYHDPCYLGRHNGVYDAPRSVIQSMGNQILELERSREGSFCCGAGGAQFWKEEEEGDGRISDNRFNEIQARLDAATENAKAGKVVAVGCPFCKSMLNSSPGKQSRDDIVIKDVAELLLEGVQRRQGEPVPTSPVPDPVGEGSGPHTEGIAVPNAELPVAQGRGEVNADLPGTVVGETTAEVANDQPPAPAAPRKAWKPKSQDDVVSEPPAEADIPAPAPAARKAWNPKGTGDDVVPTPATEEPAPAPRKAWTPKAAPAAAEATPPATVPDASAEAPSSTPIAPVQRKAWTPKAAAPAAPAPAEPEPSPVAPEPAPSGERRKWAPKTATAAATPAVSPASPITEAEPAETATPPRPKWTPAARAASPAETAPAPEAAAAEAPTEPDQPSPETGRKKWTPKKG; translated from the coding sequence GTGCTGCCGCTCAGTTCCAAGATTCTGTTCTTTGTGTTCGCCCTGGTGACGGGCGTCATCGGCGTGTGGGGCTTCTACCGGCTGTACCTGCGAATCCGGCGTGGTCGCCCTGCCGAGGAAACCCGCGTGGACCGGCCCGGCGCCCGCCTGCTGTACGCCCTGCGCACCACCCTGACCCAGGAGCGCACCTTCCGCCGCCGCACGGCCATCAGCGTGCTGCACAGCTTTATCTTCTACGGCTTCGTGTACTACCTGCTGGTGAACGTCATTGACGGGCTGGAGGGCTACTTCGCCTTCAGCATCACCTCGGGCAACCCGCTGGGCGCCCTCTACAACCTGCTCTCGGACATCCTGAGCTTCCTGGTGCTGCTAGGCGTGCTGAGCCTGGTGGTGCGCCGGCTGTTCCTGCCGGCCCGCCGCGACTTCGTGTTCAACGCCCGCACGCTGCTGCACCCGCTGGTCAAGCAGCAGTTCATCCTGCGCGACAGCCTGATCGTGTCGGCGTTCATTACCTTCCACGTCGGCAGCCGCATCATCGGACAGGCCGCCAAGCTGGCCGAGGAGGGCAGCGACCGCTGGCAGCCGTTCACCAGCACCGTGTCCGGCTGGCTGTTCTCGGGGGCCAGCGACGCCGCCGTTCACGGCTGGCGGGTCTTCGGATACTGGGGCGCGCTGGGCAGCGTGCTGGCGTTCCTGGCGTACTTCCCGTACACCAAGCACATCCACATCTTCATGGCTCCGGTGAACTACTTCCTGCGCCGCCCGGTCAACAGCGGCACCCTGCCGCCCATGAAGGGGCTGGCCGAGGCGATGGAGCAGGAGGAGCCGCAGCTGGGCGCCTCACAGCTGGAAGACCTGAGCTGGCCCCGACTGCTGGACGCCTACGCCTGCATCCAGTGCAACCGCTGCCAGGATGTCTGCCCCGGCAGCGCCACCGGCAAGTCGCTCAGCCCGGCCGCGCTGGAGATCAACAAGCGCATGGAGCTGAACATGCTGGCCAGCCACGCCAGCCCGTTCAAGCTGCAGACCGCCGCCTTCGAGGGCGGCGCGGCCACCGCCCAACCACTGCTGGAGTTCGCCATCAGCGAGGAGGCGGTGTGGGCCTGCACCACCTGCGGCGCGTGCATGCAGGTGTGCCCGGTACAGGACGAGCAGATGCTCGACATCATCGACATCCGGCGCCAGCAGGTGATGGTGGCGGGCGAGTTCCCGGCGCAGCTGCAGACGGCCTTCCGCGGCATGGAGCGCGCCAGCAATCCGTGGGGCATCTCGCGTGACAAGCGCATGGAGTGGGCCGAGGGCCTGAAGGTGCCCACCATCGACGAGAACCCCACCCCCGACGTGCTGTACTGGGTAGGCTGCGCGGCCAGCTACGACCCCGGCGCGCAGAAGGTGGCGCGCAGCTTCGTGCAGCTGCTGGACCGGGCCGGCGTGAACTACGCGGTGCTGGGCAAGAAGGAAGCCTGCACGGGCGATAGCGCGAGGCGGGCCGGCAACGAGTTCCTGTATCAGCAGCTGGCTGAGGAGAACGTGGCCACGCTGAACGAGGTGCGCCCCAAACTCATCGTGGCCACCTGCCCGCACTGCATGAACATGATCGGCAACGAGTACCCGCAGCTGGGCGGCCACTACCAGACGATGCATCACACCCAGTACCTGGAGATGCTGGTGCAGGGTGGGCAGCTGCAGGCCGACCCGCTTGAAGCCAACGTTACCTACCACGACCCCTGTTACCTGGGCCGCCACAACGGCGTGTATGACGCGCCGCGCAGCGTCATTCAGAGCATGGGCAACCAGATTCTGGAGCTGGAGCGCAGCCGCGAGGGCAGCTTCTGCTGCGGGGCCGGCGGCGCGCAGTTCTGGAAGGAAGAGGAGGAGGGCGACGGCCGCATCTCCGACAACCGCTTCAACGAGATCCAGGCCCGGCTGGACGCCGCCACCGAGAACGCGAAGGCGGGCAAGGTGGTGGCGGTGGGCTGCCCCTTCTGCAAGAGCATGCTCAACAGCAGCCCCGGCAAGCAGAGCCGCGACGACATCGTGATCAAGGACGTGGCCGAACTGCTGCTGGAGGGCGTGCAGCGCCGTCAGGGCGAACCGGTGCCGACCAGCCCGGTGCCGGACCCGGTGGGCGAGGGGTCGGGGCCGCACACGGAAGGCATTGCGGTGCCGAATGCCGAGCTGCCGGTGGCCCAGGGCCGGGGCGAGGTCAATGCGGACCTGCCCGGCACGGTGGTGGGCGAGACCACGGCGGAGGTGGCCAACGACCAGCCGCCCGCTCCGGCCGCGCCGCGCAAGGCCTGGAAGCCGAAGAGCCAGGACGACGTGGTGAGTGAGCCACCTGCCGAGGCCGATATTCCTGCTCCCGCTCCGGCGGCCCGTAAGGCCTGGAACCCCAAGGGGACTGGAGATGACGTAGTGCCGACCCCGGCGACAGAAGAACCGGCCCCGGCGCCGCGCAAAGCCTGGACCCCCAAAGCCGCCCCGGCGGCGGCAGAGGCCACCCCACCCGCCACGGTGCCGGACGCCTCCGCCGAGGCCCCCAGCTCCACACCCATCGCCCCGGTTCAGCGCAAGGCCTGGACGCCGAAAGCGGCCGCGCCTGCCGCGCCGGCCCCCGCCGAGCCGGAACCCAGCCCTGTGGCCCCGGAGCCGGCCCCCTCCGGCGAGCGTCGCAAGTGGGCGCCCAAGACTGCAACGGCGGCCGCAACCCCTGCGGTCTCCCCTGCCTCACCCATCACTGAAGCAGAGCCGGCTGAGACGGCCACGCCCCCCCGGCCGAAGTGGACCCCCGCTGCCCGCGCCGCCAGCCCGGCGGAAACTGCGCCCGCCCCTGAGGCAGCAGCAGCAGAGGCGCCCACCGAGCCCGACCAGCCGTCTCCCGAGACCGGCCGCAAGAAGTGGACCCCCAAGAAGGGCTGA
- a CDS encoding alpha/beta hydrolase, which produces MLKTLSLTTALLASPAFATSQEVTLQVPGAELHATLQVPEGTVQPPVALILAGSGPTDRDGNSPAGVTAASYRKLASVLEAAGIATLRPDKRGIGASRADNPSEAALRFTDYVTDARAWLTWLSQQQSGGTRTFGPLVLIGHSEGSLIGLAALQQPPVPVAAFVSLAGPGENLATTLRRQLHSNPANPAALVQESDRILDQLLKGETVAQVSPLLAPIFRPSVQPYLISEFRADPPALIGALKLPILIAQGDHDLQVGVSDAQALARAQPTATLLLVPGMNHVLVDAPADPQGNLATYARADLPISEGLADGLTGFLKGALK; this is translated from the coding sequence ATGCTCAAAACCCTGTCCCTGACCACCGCCCTGCTCGCCAGCCCCGCGTTCGCCACCTCTCAGGAGGTGACTTTGCAGGTGCCGGGCGCGGAGCTGCACGCCACCCTGCAAGTGCCGGAAGGCACGGTCCAGCCGCCGGTAGCGCTGATCCTGGCCGGAAGCGGCCCCACCGACCGTGACGGCAACAGTCCGGCGGGCGTGACGGCAGCCAGCTACCGCAAGCTCGCCAGTGTCCTGGAGGCGGCCGGGATCGCCACGCTGCGCCCGGACAAGCGGGGGATCGGGGCCAGCCGGGCCGACAACCCCAGCGAGGCCGCCCTGCGCTTCACCGACTACGTGACGGATGCCCGGGCCTGGCTGACGTGGCTGAGCCAGCAGCAGTCCGGCGGAACCCGCACCTTTGGTCCGCTGGTCCTGATCGGGCACAGCGAGGGGTCCTTGATCGGGCTGGCGGCGCTGCAACAGCCGCCGGTGCCGGTGGCCGCCTTCGTGAGCCTGGCCGGCCCAGGTGAGAACCTGGCCACCACCCTCCGGCGTCAGCTGCACAGCAATCCGGCCAACCCGGCGGCCCTGGTGCAGGAGAGCGACCGGATTCTGGACCAGCTGCTCAAGGGCGAGACGGTGGCCCAGGTCAGCCCGCTGCTGGCCCCGATCTTCCGGCCCAGCGTGCAGCCGTACCTGATCAGCGAGTTCCGGGCGGACCCGCCCGCCCTGATCGGTGCCCTGAAGCTGCCCATCCTGATCGCCCAGGGCGACCATGACCTGCAGGTGGGTGTATCAGACGCCCAGGCGCTGGCCCGGGCGCAGCCGACCGCCACGCTGCTGCTCGTGCCGGGGATGAATCATGTGCTGGTGGACGCGCCCGCCGACCCGCAGGGCAACCTCGCCACCTACGCCCGGGCCGACCTGCCGATCAGCGAAGGGCTGGCGGACGGCCTGACGGGCTTTCTGAAGGGAGCGCTGAAATGA
- a CDS encoding glutamate-5-semialdehyde dehydrogenase → MTAAPASTVSVRQLAQAARAAARRLGILSTEAKNAALEAIAARLEAGQAQILAANAQDVAAARDAGLNDALIDRLLLTPARLEGIVSDVRNVIRLPDPVGLRVGERTLDSGLQVGRVRVPLGVLGVIYESRPNVTVDVATLALKSGNAVLLRGGKETVHSNRVLAQLIGEALAACGIPEAAVQVIQDPARERMLELLRLDDLVDAIIPRGGAGLHRYCVEHATVPVIVGGVGVVHIYLDPSHTASEADVQAAVRVIHNSKVQKPSACNALDTLLIQQEALGALPAIGRDLTEAGVQLRADPAALGALQEARVDAQPATLDDFGQEFLALTLSIRTVQTLDEALDHIAAHGGHTEAILTRDERQAQRFVAEVDSAAVMVNASTRFNDGAQLGLGAEVAVSTQKLHARGPMALEELTTLKWVVRGDDQVRA, encoded by the coding sequence ATGACCGCCGCTCCCGCATCCACCGTCAGCGTCCGGCAGCTGGCCCAGGCCGCCCGGGCCGCCGCCCGCCGCCTGGGCATCCTCTCCACCGAGGCCAAGAACGCCGCCCTGGAGGCCATTGCGGCCCGACTGGAAGCCGGGCAGGCGCAGATTCTGGCGGCCAACGCGCAGGACGTGGCCGCCGCCCGGGACGCCGGCCTGAACGACGCGCTGATTGACCGGCTGCTGCTGACCCCGGCGCGGCTGGAGGGCATCGTGTCGGACGTGCGGAACGTGATCCGGCTGCCGGACCCGGTAGGTCTGCGAGTGGGCGAGCGCACCCTGGACAGCGGGCTGCAGGTGGGGCGCGTGCGGGTGCCGCTGGGGGTGCTGGGTGTGATCTACGAGTCGCGGCCCAACGTGACGGTGGACGTGGCCACGCTGGCGCTCAAGTCCGGCAATGCGGTGCTGCTGCGCGGCGGCAAGGAGACGGTGCACAGCAACCGGGTGCTGGCCCAGCTGATCGGGGAGGCGCTGGCGGCCTGCGGCATTCCGGAGGCGGCGGTGCAGGTGATTCAGGACCCGGCCCGCGAGCGGATGCTGGAACTGCTGCGGCTGGACGATCTGGTGGACGCGATCATCCCGCGCGGCGGGGCGGGCCTGCACCGCTACTGCGTGGAGCACGCCACGGTGCCGGTGATCGTGGGTGGGGTGGGCGTGGTCCACATATATCTGGACCCTTCGCATACGGCGAGCGAGGCAGACGTGCAGGCGGCGGTGCGGGTGATCCACAACAGCAAGGTGCAGAAGCCCAGCGCCTGCAATGCCCTGGACACCCTGCTGATCCAGCAGGAGGCGCTGGGCGCACTGCCGGCCATTGGGCGCGACCTGACGGAGGCAGGCGTGCAGCTTCGCGCCGACCCAGCTGCTCTAGGGGCACTTCAGGAGGCCAGGGTGGATGCCCAGCCCGCCACCCTGGATGATTTCGGGCAGGAGTTTCTGGCGTTGACGCTCAGCATCCGCACGGTGCAGACGCTCGACGAGGCGCTGGACCACATCGCCGCGCATGGTGGCCATACCGAGGCGATCCTGACCCGCGACGAGCGGCAGGCCCAGCGTTTTGTGGCCGAGGTGGACAGCGCCGCCGTGATGGTGAACGCCAGCACACGCTTCAACGACGGCGCGCAGCTGGGCCTGGGCGCCGAGGTGGCGGTGAGCACCCAGAAGCTGCATGCGCGCGGCCCGATGGCGCTGGAGGAATTGACCACCCTGAAGTGGGTGGTGCGCGGCGACGATCAGGTGCGGGCGTAG
- a CDS encoding autorepressor SdpR family transcription factor, translated as MNEVFKALSDPTRRAILKELRAGERSAGELSELFPISKSTLSGHFLVLKAADLVESERRGTTILYRLNTTVFQDVLSGLLDLFGPQEQATPDPSRKDQP; from the coding sequence GTGAATGAGGTGTTCAAGGCGCTCTCCGACCCCACTCGCCGGGCCATCCTCAAGGAACTGCGGGCCGGGGAGCGCAGCGCCGGCGAGCTGAGCGAGCTGTTTCCCATCAGCAAGAGCACGCTCAGCGGTCACTTCCTGGTGCTCAAGGCCGCCGACCTGGTGGAAAGCGAGCGGCGCGGCACCACCATCCTCTACCGGCTGAACACCACCGTGTTTCAGGACGTGCTGAGCGGCCTGCTGGACCTGTTCGGACCGCAGGAGCAGGCCACACCGGACCCCTCCCGAAAGGACCAACCATGA